In Devosia sp. XK-2, one DNA window encodes the following:
- a CDS encoding SDR family oxidoreductase produces MTANSFRLDGKTVLISGAGGGIGRTLVETFHAAGAQVVGADREAKMLEGLPLTRSITFDQIDAKSTRAAVEADIAANGVVDAVIANAGFTRAEHLGQLDDDVWASEMAINLNGAYALVDPIAEAMAKRGSGSVVLISSVNALAHFGNPAYSAAKAGLIAYAKAIAVERGAEGVRANVVAPGSVRTPAWDHRLAADPKLLDKVLPHYPLGRMVSPEEVANAALFLASDAASGITGATIPVDAGLTAGNLRFVNEVLRAQ; encoded by the coding sequence ATGACAGCCAATTCCTTCCGCCTTGATGGCAAGACCGTCCTCATCTCCGGCGCTGGTGGCGGCATTGGCCGCACGCTTGTCGAGACCTTTCACGCCGCCGGCGCCCAAGTGGTCGGAGCCGACCGGGAAGCGAAAATGCTCGAAGGCCTCCCGCTGACGCGCAGCATCACCTTCGACCAGATCGACGCCAAATCGACCCGCGCTGCGGTCGAGGCCGATATTGCCGCCAATGGTGTGGTAGATGCCGTCATCGCCAATGCCGGCTTCACCCGCGCCGAACATCTGGGCCAGCTCGATGACGATGTCTGGGCCAGCGAAATGGCCATCAATCTCAACGGCGCCTATGCCCTGGTCGATCCGATTGCCGAGGCCATGGCCAAGCGCGGTTCGGGCAGCGTGGTGCTGATCTCTTCGGTCAATGCGCTGGCTCATTTCGGCAATCCGGCCTATTCGGCCGCCAAGGCCGGGTTGATCGCCTATGCCAAGGCCATTGCCGTCGAGCGCGGCGCCGAGGGGGTGCGCGCCAATGTCGTGGCGCCGGGCTCCGTGCGCACGCCCGCCTGGGATCATCGGCTGGCGGCGGATCCGAAATTGCTCGACAAGGTCCTGCCGCATTATCCTCTTGGCCGCATGGTCAGCCCGGAAGAAGTCGCCAATGCCGCCCTGTTCCTGGCTTCCGACGCTGCTTCCGGCATTACCGGCGCCACCATTCCCGTCGACGCCGGTCTCACCGCCGGCAATCTGCGGTTCGTCAACGAGGTTCTGAGGGCGCAATGA
- a CDS encoding RidA family protein, protein MPIKRYGAEKSGAGGQNLPFARAVEAGGWLYVSGQVAMKDGEIQGTGIIEQTHLTIQNVIAILEEAGYGLEHVVRCGVWLDDPRDFWSFNAVYKSYFGEHPPARACVQSHMMVDCKVEIECVAYKGP, encoded by the coding sequence ATGCCGATCAAGCGCTATGGTGCGGAAAAGTCGGGTGCTGGCGGGCAGAACCTGCCTTTCGCGCGCGCGGTCGAGGCCGGTGGCTGGCTCTATGTCTCTGGCCAGGTCGCCATGAAAGATGGCGAAATCCAGGGCACCGGCATTATCGAGCAGACCCATCTGACCATCCAAAATGTCATCGCCATTCTCGAAGAGGCCGGCTACGGGCTCGAGCATGTGGTGCGCTGCGGCGTCTGGCTCGATGATCCGCGCGATTTCTGGAGCTTCAACGCCGTCTATAAATCCTATTTCGGCGAGCATCCGCCGGCCCGCGCCTGTGTGCAAAGCCATATGATGGTCGACTGCAAAGTCGAAATTGAATGTGTGGCCTATAAGGGGCCGTGA
- a CDS encoding beta-N-acetylhexosaminidase, which translates to MTTSFSLVTTWSPATDSEPLGYGLELTNKGDKPIANFQLGFSGPARIDPHATLENGKLLKRLSNHTLIAPPDGYVLQPGATWTATARGLSYGLRHWSDGANSAYLVLEGGDIVAIPTAPTQGKGHNSPLLKGAAKFPVPAKAPAPFSIIPWPKHVAATGNRIAPPGYDLKPVGELAGRAAKAFAALTAELFPVEAIVRPAAEAGMPVHIVETAGLGDEAYEIAFADNSATVSATTRQGMFYGLVTLGHILRGAKQYPATFSFPTSGTIADEPGFGFRGNHLDVARQFYTAAEVGRLIRIMAWNKMNRFHWHLTEDEAWRLEIDAYPALTEIAAWRGHGKALPPLLGSGPQPTGGYYSKQTVREIVALADDLAIAVIPEIDMPGHFYAALQALPELRDPAEQGEYQSVQGFPNNSLNPAHEPVYKFIETVIDETLELFPAGIFHLGADEVPLAAWSGSPLALDMLEKLAGPAMRAKHEAQFNVLGNHHGADEIEGSPTAILQAEFIKRVHKYIASKGAVTGGWEEAAHGDAVDKASSYVIGWRNVEINAALAERGFDIVVSPGQRYYLDMANGVSWAEPGAGWAGWSGPQETYEFEARAGFSAEGLKHLKGIQSCIWSESMTDRAIFDRLVFPRLSAIAEAGWTLPERKSWDRFKAMVGLMPIMYGHFEQAV; encoded by the coding sequence ATGACCACCTCTTTCTCCCTCGTCACCACCTGGTCCCCAGCCACCGACAGCGAGCCGCTCGGCTATGGCCTCGAGCTGACCAACAAGGGCGACAAGCCCATCGCCAATTTTCAGCTCGGCTTTTCCGGCCCGGCGCGCATCGACCCGCATGCAACGCTGGAAAACGGCAAGCTCCTCAAGCGCCTGTCCAACCACACCCTGATTGCCCCGCCCGATGGCTATGTGCTCCAGCCCGGCGCCACTTGGACGGCCACGGCGCGCGGTCTCTCCTATGGCCTCAGGCATTGGAGCGATGGCGCCAATTCGGCCTATCTGGTGCTGGAGGGCGGCGACATTGTCGCCATTCCCACTGCGCCGACCCAGGGCAAGGGTCACAATTCGCCACTGCTCAAAGGCGCGGCAAAATTCCCGGTGCCGGCCAAGGCGCCCGCGCCCTTTTCGATCATTCCCTGGCCCAAACATGTCGCCGCCACTGGCAACCGCATCGCCCCGCCGGGCTATGACCTCAAGCCGGTCGGCGAATTGGCTGGCCGCGCCGCCAAGGCCTTTGCCGCGCTGACCGCCGAACTCTTCCCGGTCGAAGCCATTGTGCGTCCGGCCGCCGAAGCCGGCATGCCAGTTCATATCGTCGAAACGGCGGGTCTGGGCGATGAAGCCTATGAGATCGCCTTCGCCGACAACAGCGCCACGGTCTCCGCCACAACGCGTCAGGGCATGTTCTACGGCCTTGTGACCCTTGGCCATATCCTGCGCGGCGCCAAGCAATATCCGGCCACCTTCAGCTTCCCCACATCCGGCACCATTGCGGACGAACCCGGCTTTGGCTTCCGCGGCAACCATCTCGATGTGGCGCGCCAGTTCTATACCGCCGCCGAAGTCGGCCGCCTCATCCGCATCATGGCCTGGAACAAGATGAACAGGTTCCACTGGCACCTCACCGAGGACGAAGCCTGGCGCCTGGAAATCGACGCCTATCCGGCGCTCACCGAAATCGCCGCCTGGCGCGGCCATGGCAAGGCCTTGCCGCCGCTGCTCGGCTCTGGCCCCCAGCCGACCGGCGGCTACTATTCCAAGCAGACCGTGCGCGAGATCGTCGCCCTGGCTGATGATCTGGCCATTGCCGTCATTCCCGAAATCGACATGCCCGGCCATTTCTACGCCGCGTTGCAGGCGCTTCCGGAGCTGCGCGATCCGGCAGAGCAGGGCGAATATCAGTCGGTTCAGGGCTTTCCCAACAATAGCCTCAACCCCGCCCATGAGCCGGTCTATAAGTTCATCGAGACCGTGATCGACGAGACGCTGGAGCTCTTCCCTGCCGGCATCTTCCATCTGGGCGCCGATGAAGTGCCGCTGGCCGCCTGGTCCGGCTCTCCCCTGGCCCTCGACATGCTCGAAAAACTGGCTGGCCCTGCCATGCGGGCCAAGCACGAGGCCCAGTTCAATGTGCTCGGCAATCACCACGGCGCCGACGAGATCGAAGGTTCGCCCACGGCCATCCTCCAGGCCGAGTTCATCAAGCGGGTGCATAAATATATCGCGTCAAAAGGCGCGGTGACGGGCGGCTGGGAGGAGGCGGCCCACGGCGATGCCGTGGACAAGGCCAGTTCCTATGTCATCGGCTGGCGCAATGTGGAGATCAATGCGGCCCTGGCCGAACGCGGCTTCGACATCGTCGTCTCACCCGGCCAGCGCTATTATCTCGACATGGCCAATGGCGTCTCCTGGGCCGAGCCTGGCGCCGGTTGGGCCGGCTGGTCCGGTCCGCAGGAAACCTACGAGTTCGAGGCCCGTGCCGGCTTCTCCGCTGAGGGCTTGAAGCATTTGAAAGGCATCCAGAGCTGCATCTGGTCCGAGAGCATGACCGACCGCGCCATTTTCGACCGCCTGGTCTTCCCGCGCCTCTCCGCCATCGCCGAAGCCGGCTGGACCCTGCCCGAGCGCAAGAGCTGGGACCGCTTCAAGGCCATGGTTGGCCTGATGCCGATCATGTACGGGCACTTCGAGCAGGCCGTGTAA
- a CDS encoding D-TA family PLP-dependent enzyme — translation MTHFSELDTPAVLIDLDRAEANLKKAQDAADRAGIALRPHIKTHKLPFFAKRQVELGAVGVTVQKLGEAEVMADAGLTDLLLTFNIIGAAKRSRLKALHNRVTIRTVADSAECVAGLAETFTDPAHPLGVFVECDTGMGRCGVQSPNAALDLAQQIIAAPGLAFAGLMTYPAAGKYQAAAQWLADARTVFSTARIDLPAITTGGTPDIWHMDEAARVATEYRPGTYIYMDRSQVAAGAAGFDDCALTVLATVVSRPTPDRAIIDAGSKALTSDLLGLTGHGHVVEYPEAKVVGLSEEHGTLDLSACTSKPAIGDVIRIIPNHCCPVTNLFDQVHLIRDQALVETMDVAARGKVN, via the coding sequence ATGACCCATTTTTCCGAACTCGATACCCCGGCCGTGCTGATCGATCTCGATCGCGCCGAGGCTAATCTGAAAAAGGCGCAGGATGCCGCCGACCGGGCCGGTATTGCCCTCAGGCCCCATATCAAGACCCACAAACTGCCCTTCTTTGCCAAAAGACAGGTAGAACTGGGCGCCGTCGGCGTCACCGTCCAGAAATTGGGTGAAGCCGAAGTCATGGCCGATGCGGGCCTCACCGATCTTTTGTTGACCTTCAACATTATCGGCGCCGCCAAGCGCAGCCGCCTCAAGGCCCTTCATAATCGGGTCACCATCCGCACCGTGGCCGATAGCGCCGAATGCGTCGCGGGCCTTGCCGAAACCTTCACCGATCCGGCCCACCCGCTCGGTGTCTTTGTCGAATGCGACACCGGCATGGGCCGCTGCGGGGTCCAGTCACCCAACGCCGCACTCGACCTCGCCCAGCAGATCATTGCCGCGCCTGGCCTGGCCTTTGCCGGTCTCATGACCTATCCCGCGGCCGGGAAATATCAGGCCGCCGCACAATGGCTCGCAGATGCGCGCACTGTCTTTTCAACCGCCCGCATCGACCTCCCCGCCATCACCACTGGCGGCACGCCCGATATCTGGCATATGGATGAAGCCGCGCGCGTCGCCACCGAATATCGCCCCGGCACCTACATCTATATGGACCGCTCCCAGGTCGCCGCCGGCGCCGCCGGCTTTGATGACTGCGCCCTGACCGTGCTTGCTACGGTGGTTTCCCGCCCCACCCCGGATCGGGCCATTATCGATGCCGGCTCCAAAGCGCTGACCAGCGATCTTCTGGGCCTGACGGGCCATGGCCATGTCGTCGAATATCCCGAGGCCAAGGTCGTCGGCCTCAGCGAGGAACATGGCACCCTCGACCTCTCCGCCTGCACCAGCAAGCCCGCCATCGGCGATGTCATCCGCATCATCCCCAATCACTGCTGCCCGGTGACTAACCTGTTCGATCAGGTTCACCTGATCCGCGATCAGGCTTTGGTGGAGACGATGGATGTCGCGGCACGCGGCAAGGTCAATTGA
- a CDS encoding diguanylate cyclase translates to MATSRAKSRNVFAADTLHSAQIFMRLLDAAPIGMLVATIDGMVVYANPAFSELLGHRPEPGHVFRFADLVPDEESVTAQLHFDRLLRGEIAVSHGEHKLRHADGYSIWVMIGATVLPADGDTPALVLVQMNSIELQKRAEEALAASESRWNFALESARQGVWDHDIRQDTMFYSRMWRVMRGIPPQEEVDGDQQKWLERVHPDDRPNVMANVHRQDQGDSDFDALEYRERTRDGRYIWILSRGRPVEWDAEGNPTRTIGTDTDITRLKLMEQELASEKERLRVTLEAMADGMISTDLEGHVVFMNPAAEQLTNCRAADAIGRPVADIFRLRSEGSEDALPCPVQACLGSATQLRSDDDKVLCALNGPQRDIRFTASPVFSQDGRLTGAVLVFQDVTQSRALQRQLAHSAAHDDLTGLPNRAAFERGLTTAIATARQGRRHHCLIYLDLDHFKPVNDSAGHAAGDALLKQIAQTIGNVCRSHDLAARIGGDEFAVIAQDCSIEIGRELAQRIVHAIGMLTFAWAGRDYRVGASAGVTLIGPDPASPLGFMGEADAACYGAKAGGRGRVMVFSEMGTT, encoded by the coding sequence ATGGCCACGTCACGCGCAAAGTCCCGGAACGTCTTTGCCGCCGATACTTTGCATTCGGCGCAGATCTTCATGCGCCTGCTCGATGCCGCCCCTATAGGCATGCTGGTGGCCACCATCGACGGCATGGTGGTCTATGCCAATCCCGCCTTTAGTGAATTGCTCGGCCATAGACCCGAGCCGGGCCATGTCTTTCGGTTTGCCGACCTGGTGCCGGACGAAGAGAGCGTGACCGCCCAACTTCATTTCGACCGCCTGTTGCGAGGCGAAATTGCGGTCAGTCACGGCGAGCATAAGCTGCGCCATGCCGATGGCTATTCGATCTGGGTCATGATCGGCGCCACGGTCCTGCCCGCCGATGGCGACACTCCGGCCCTGGTACTGGTGCAGATGAACTCGATCGAGCTGCAAAAGCGCGCCGAAGAGGCCCTGGCCGCGTCCGAGAGCCGATGGAACTTTGCGCTCGAAAGCGCGCGCCAGGGCGTCTGGGATCACGATATCCGCCAGGACACGATGTTCTATTCGCGCATGTGGCGGGTCATGCGGGGCATTCCGCCTCAGGAAGAGGTGGATGGCGACCAGCAGAAGTGGCTCGAACGCGTCCATCCCGATGATCGCCCCAACGTCATGGCCAATGTTCACCGGCAGGACCAGGGCGATAGCGACTTCGACGCGCTGGAATATCGCGAGCGCACTCGCGACGGCCGCTATATCTGGATATTGAGCCGCGGCCGCCCGGTGGAATGGGATGCTGAGGGCAACCCGACCCGCACCATCGGCACCGACACCGACATTACCCGTCTCAAGCTGATGGAGCAGGAGCTGGCGTCCGAAAAGGAGCGGCTGCGTGTCACTTTGGAGGCCATGGCCGACGGCATGATCTCCACCGATCTCGAAGGCCACGTGGTCTTTATGAACCCGGCTGCCGAACAATTGACCAATTGCCGCGCCGCCGACGCCATCGGGCGCCCTGTGGCCGATATTTTCCGCCTGCGCAGCGAGGGGAGCGAAGATGCACTGCCCTGTCCGGTGCAGGCCTGTCTGGGCTCCGCCACCCAGCTTCGCTCCGACGACGACAAGGTGCTTTGCGCATTGAACGGTCCGCAGCGCGACATTCGCTTCACCGCCTCGCCGGTTTTTTCGCAGGATGGCCGGCTGACCGGCGCCGTGCTGGTCTTTCAGGATGTAACGCAAAGCCGGGCGCTGCAGCGGCAATTGGCCCATTCGGCCGCCCATGACGATCTGACCGGCCTGCCCAATCGGGCCGCCTTCGAGCGGGGCCTGACGACGGCAATCGCGACGGCCCGCCAGGGGCGGCGCCATCATTGCCTCATCTATCTCGATCTCGATCATTTCAAGCCGGTCAATGACAGTGCCGGGCATGCGGCGGGCGATGCCCTGCTCAAGCAAATCGCCCAGACCATCGGGAATGTCTGCCGCAGCCACGACCTGGCCGCGCGGATCGGCGGCGACGAATTCGCCGTCATTGCCCAGGATTGCAGCATCGAGATTGGCCGGGAACTGGCGCAGAGGATCGTGCACGCCATCGGCATGCTGACCTTTGCCTGGGCCGGCCGGGACTATCGCGTCGGCGCCAGCGCCGGGGTAACCCTTATCGGCCCGGATCCGGCATCCCCGCTTGGCTTCATGGGCGAGGCCGACGCGGCCTGCTACGGCGCCAAGGCCGGGGGCAGGGGACGCGTGATGGTCTTTTCGGAAATGGGCACTACCTAG
- a CDS encoding M81 family metallopeptidase, translating into MRLFTAALATETNTFSPIAIDKRAFEASLHAKPGQHPPTPTLCTAPITVGREVCAREAWTLIEGTASWADPAGLVAQATYEELRDEIIGQLHAAMPVDGVVLGLHGAMVAQGYDDPEGDLLTRIRAIVGPDVLVCAELDPHSHLTDKRAAAADFFVYFKEFPHTDFVERARDLWDIAVRTLKGEIQPVMSIFDCRMIDVFPTSKQPMRGFVDKLMALEQSEPDLLSLSVVHGFMAGDVPEMGTKIVAVTDDRKAMGDALAEELGRELFSMRGTFMVSQVNEKTAVDAALAAPKGPVVIADVWDNPGGGTAGDATVILREMMTRGVTDVAVGTIWDPIAVQICFAAGEGAVIPLRFGAKSAPHTGQPVDARVTVKRLVRNAEMKFGDSFAPFGDAAWIHFEGIDVILNSTRAQSFDPSLFSALGIEPTSRKILLIKSTNHFYDSFSKIASEIVYCSAGKPYPNRPAETDYRKARRDIWPMVENPFG; encoded by the coding sequence TTGCGCCTTTTCACCGCGGCCCTGGCCACCGAGACCAATACATTCTCCCCGATTGCGATCGACAAGCGCGCCTTCGAGGCATCGCTGCATGCCAAGCCCGGCCAGCACCCGCCGACGCCGACCCTGTGCACCGCACCCATTACCGTGGGCCGCGAAGTCTGTGCGCGGGAAGCGTGGACCCTGATCGAGGGTACGGCAAGCTGGGCCGACCCGGCGGGCCTGGTGGCGCAGGCGACCTATGAGGAATTGCGCGACGAGATCATCGGGCAATTGCACGCCGCCATGCCGGTGGATGGCGTGGTGCTGGGGCTGCACGGGGCCATGGTGGCGCAGGGCTATGACGACCCCGAAGGCGATCTGTTGACCCGTATTCGCGCCATTGTGGGACCCGATGTGTTGGTTTGCGCCGAGCTCGATCCGCATAGCCATCTGACCGATAAACGCGCCGCGGCGGCCGACTTCTTTGTTTACTTCAAGGAGTTCCCGCATACCGATTTCGTCGAGCGGGCGCGCGACTTGTGGGACATTGCGGTGCGGACGCTGAAGGGCGAGATCCAGCCGGTGATGAGCATTTTCGATTGTCGGATGATCGATGTTTTCCCCACCAGCAAGCAGCCCATGCGTGGATTTGTCGATAAGCTGATGGCGCTCGAACAATCCGAGCCGGACCTGCTGTCGCTCTCGGTGGTGCATGGCTTCATGGCCGGTGATGTGCCCGAGATGGGCACCAAGATTGTCGCGGTTACCGACGACAGAAAGGCCATGGGCGATGCGCTGGCCGAAGAATTGGGCCGCGAGCTGTTTTCGATGCGTGGCACGTTCATGGTCAGCCAGGTGAACGAGAAGACAGCCGTCGACGCTGCCCTCGCCGCGCCAAAAGGGCCGGTGGTGATTGCCGATGTCTGGGACAATCCCGGCGGCGGCACAGCCGGCGATGCGACGGTGATCCTTCGCGAAATGATGACCCGTGGCGTGACCGATGTGGCGGTCGGCACGATCTGGGACCCGATTGCGGTGCAGATCTGTTTTGCGGCGGGGGAAGGCGCGGTCATCCCGCTGCGCTTCGGGGCAAAATCGGCGCCCCATACCGGTCAGCCGGTGGATGCACGGGTGACCGTCAAGCGCCTGGTGCGCAATGCGGAAATGAAATTTGGCGACAGCTTTGCGCCCTTCGGCGATGCGGCCTGGATTCATTTCGAGGGGATCGACGTGATTCTCAATTCGACGCGGGCGCAGAGTTTCGACCCGAGCCTGTTTTCGGCACTGGGGATCGAGCCGACATCGCGGAAAATCCTGCTGATCAAATCGACCAATCATTTCTACGACTCGTTCTCGAAAATCGCGTCGGAGATTGTCTATTGCTCGGCGGGCAAGCCTTATCCGAACCGGCCGGCGGAGACGGACTATCGCAAGGCGCGGCGGGATATCTGGCCGATGGTGGAGAATCCGTTCGGTTAA
- a CDS encoding sugar phosphate isomerase/epimerase has translation MADPKSRIAVSTWSLHRLLGVTYPHDLSTDDIGDMQETYGEGEESLLGLPSVLANHGYHRIEIVSFHLRSRDPVYLGELRDQLRVSGVTLQTLLVDAGDMTDPVHGARDTRWISGWVDVANMLGAENARVIAGKQKPSPETIARSVAGFRELLAANAGSPLRLVTENWFDLLSTPQAVHDLLDRLEGQVGLLADLGNWTGPDKYEGLKSIFPRAELCHAKASFAEGQIDEADYGLCVQVAEEAGYTGPYTLIFDADHPAEWAGLAEERDFILSRLE, from the coding sequence TTGGCCGATCCCAAAAGCCGCATAGCCGTTTCCACCTGGTCGCTGCACCGCCTGCTCGGCGTCACCTATCCCCACGATCTGAGCACCGATGACATCGGCGATATGCAGGAAACCTATGGCGAAGGCGAGGAATCCCTGCTGGGCCTGCCTTCGGTTCTCGCCAATCACGGCTATCACCGCATCGAGATCGTCTCTTTCCATCTGCGCAGCCGCGATCCGGTTTATCTGGGCGAATTGCGCGATCAGCTCCGGGTCTCCGGGGTCACCCTGCAAACCCTGCTCGTCGACGCTGGCGACATGACCGATCCGGTCCATGGCGCCCGCGACACGCGCTGGATCAGCGGCTGGGTCGATGTGGCCAATATGCTGGGCGCGGAGAATGCCCGCGTCATTGCCGGCAAGCAGAAGCCGTCGCCCGAAACCATTGCCCGCTCGGTGGCTGGCTTCAGGGAACTGCTCGCCGCCAATGCCGGTTCACCCCTGCGCCTGGTGACCGAAAACTGGTTCGATCTGCTCTCCACACCCCAGGCCGTGCATGACCTGCTCGATCGGCTCGAAGGCCAGGTGGGGCTCCTGGCCGATCTCGGCAATTGGACCGGGCCGGACAAATATGAGGGTCTCAAATCCATTTTCCCGCGCGCCGAGTTGTGCCACGCCAAGGCGAGCTTTGCCGAGGGGCAGATAGACGAGGCCGATTACGGCCTCTGCGTGCAGGTGGCCGAGGAAGCCGGATATACCGGGCCCTATACCCTGATCTTCGATGCCGATCATCCCGCCGAATGGGCGGGCCTGGCCGAGGAGCGGGATTTCATCCTCAGCCGCCTCGAATAA